The sequence GTAAACAGCAGAAAGGCACGACCACCGGCGGCGCGCAGGATGGGCAGGGCGGCTTCCACCACCGCCTGGGTGTAATCACCGCGATTCGGCTCAGGTAGGCCCTGTGGAACGTAGAGCAGCGCCTGGCTGGCGTAATCGAAGGGGCTGTCGAAAGCCGCCGTGCGGGCCGCCTCGAGCCCCATGGTGCGCTGGTAATGGGAAAAATCCCCCTTCACCGCCAGCGTGGCGGAGGTGAAGATCCAGGCCCGGGCTTGACCCTCGATGTGGCTGCGCAGGGTATCCGCCACCGACAATGGCGTGCCGTTGAGCTGAAAGCCGTGTGGGGAAGCTTCCACCCAACGCACCACTTCCCCTGCCGAGTGCGTCCGCCACTGGCGCAAACCCTGAGCCAAAGTCTGTGTCCGCAGTCGGCAGTTTTCAAGGCCCGGCGCGCGCTCCGCCTGGGCAGCGAGCGCCTCTTCCAGCTCGCAAAGACGTGCGGCAAGCGCATCGAGCGCCGCTTCGAAACCGTCCTTGGCGAGCGCCCGTTCCAGCGGCGCACGCCAACTTTCTCGCGGCAGAGTCAGACGTACTTCGCGCACCGCCTTCTCCAGGGCCTGCGCCGCCTCCGGTAGGCTGGTGGCATCGCGCGCATGGGCGAGCGCCTCGCTGCGGCTGTCGCGGGCAAGCTCCAGCAACTGACCCGCGGTGATGCTGCTACCAAAAAACAAGCTGGCGATCTCCGGCAGCTGGTGCGCCTCGTCCAGGATCACCGTGTTGGCCGCAGGCAAAAGCTCCGCCACCCCCCCTTCGCGCAGGGCGAGATCGGCGCAAAACAGATGATGGTTCACCACCACCACATCCGCCGCCAGCGCGCGACGGCGCGCTTCCATCACGAAGCATTCGCGATAGTAGGGGCACTCGCTGCCCAGGCAGTTGTCGCGTGTGGACGTGACGTAGTTCCACACCGTGGCGCTCTCCGGCACGCTACTACAGGCTGCCTTGTCGCCGCTGTCCGACGTACGCGCAAATCGCTCCACGTGCGGCAAAAGCCTGGCATCGCGCCGGTCGAAAAAGCGTCCTTCCGCGCAGGCCCGCTCCAGGTGGTAGTGGCAGACGTAATTGGCGCGCCCTTTCAGCATGGCCACCGTCACCGGCAGGCCCAGCGCCGCCCGCACCGCGGGAATGTCCCGCAGAAAAAGCTGGTCCTGCAGAGTTTTGGTGC comes from Thiobacter sp. AK1 and encodes:
- a CDS encoding ATP-dependent DNA helicase; amino-acid sequence: MPDPAEFFAANGPLARTIPGFRPRPQQVAMARLVAEAIGSCAQLVVEAGTGTGKTLAYLVPALTAGGKVIISTGTKTLQDQLFLRDIPAVRAALGLPVTVAMLKGRANYVCHYHLERACAEGRFFDRRDARLLPHVERFARTSDSGDKAACSSVPESATVWNYVTSTRDNCLGSECPYYRECFVMEARRRALAADVVVVNHHLFCADLALREGGVAELLPAANTVILDEAHQLPEIASLFFGSSITAGQLLELARDSRSEALAHARDATSLPEAAQALEKAVREVRLTLPRESWRAPLERALAKDGFEAALDALAARLCELEEALAAQAERAPGLENCRLRTQTLAQGLRQWRTHSAGEVVRWVEASPHGFQLNGTPLSVADTLRSHIEGQARAWIFTSATLAVKGDFSHYQRTMGLEAARTAAFDSPFDYASQALLYVPQGLPEPNRGDYTQAVVEAALPILRAAGGRAFLLFTTLKAMTEAHGLLEQAFAREGLDFPLLLQGEGTRTALLERFRRLGNAVLVASQSFWEGVDVPGAALSVVVIDRLPFAPPDDPVLAARIERLNREGCNAFMEYQLPHAVITLKQGAGRLIRSETDRGVLMICDPRLIDKAYGRRIWQSLPPMRRTREQREAERFFEEAPRQARLGGA